A single Kitasatospora kifunensis DNA region contains:
- a CDS encoding carbohydrate ABC transporter permease, producing MTTALRERAAATTAVGPRRTGGRGRGRPLTLFLAPFLVPFAALYLAPIGYTVYQSLFRMHRSGLGLSAPTQVFAGLSNYATALGDADFRGSLLRVLLIGLVQVPLMLLIALGLALLLDARSTLFKRFFRLAFFLPYALPGVVGAIMWSYLVAPGLSPITAAAHHLGLHLDLTSNAMLAPTIGNMLTWGWTGYNMLIIYSALQAIPAELSEAATVDGCSAFGIAWRIKVPLVRPALVLTTVFSIIGTAQLYNEPAILHNVAPNLSSTYTPIYAAYDAVNANNFNAAATESVILALLAFVLSFGFLKLVQRRGGAL from the coding sequence ATGACAACCGCGCTGAGAGAGCGGGCCGCCGCGACGACGGCCGTCGGCCCGCGCCGCACCGGCGGCCGTGGTCGCGGGCGGCCCCTCACCCTCTTCCTCGCCCCGTTCCTCGTGCCGTTCGCCGCGCTCTACCTGGCCCCGATCGGCTACACGGTCTACCAGAGCCTGTTCCGCATGCACCGTTCGGGCCTGGGCCTGAGCGCGCCGACCCAGGTCTTCGCCGGACTCTCCAACTACGCCACCGCGCTGGGCGATGCGGACTTCCGCGGCTCACTGCTGCGGGTCCTGCTGATCGGCCTGGTGCAGGTGCCGCTGATGCTGCTGATCGCGCTCGGCCTGGCCCTGCTGCTGGACGCCAGGTCCACGCTCTTCAAGCGGTTCTTCCGGCTGGCCTTCTTCCTGCCCTACGCGCTGCCCGGCGTGGTCGGCGCCATCATGTGGTCCTACCTGGTCGCCCCTGGCCTGAGCCCGATCACCGCCGCCGCCCACCACCTGGGCCTGCACCTGGACCTGACCTCCAACGCCATGCTGGCCCCCACCATCGGCAACATGCTGACCTGGGGCTGGACCGGCTACAACATGCTGATCATCTACTCCGCCCTGCAGGCCATCCCCGCCGAGCTGAGCGAGGCGGCCACCGTGGACGGCTGCTCGGCCTTCGGCATCGCCTGGCGGATCAAGGTGCCGCTGGTGCGCCCGGCGCTGGTGCTCACCACGGTCTTCTCGATCATCGGCACCGCCCAGCTCTACAACGAACCGGCCATCCTGCACAACGTCGCTCCCAACCTGTCCAGCACCTACACCCCGATCTACGCCGCCTACGACGCCGTGAACGCCAACAACTTCAACGCCGCCGCCACCGAATCGGTGATCCTCGCGCTGCTCGCCTTCGTCCTGTCCTTCGGCTTCCTCAAGCTGGTCCAGCGCCGCGGGGGTGCTCTGTGA
- a CDS encoding ROK family transcriptional regulator, producing the protein MKQALRGTGVRELAMARPAVARDRSASRRANLSMVLRLLRDEGPRSRARIAEDTGLPKATVSHLVAELLDGGLVREGEAARDRGAVGRPGQAVEVDGRRVHGLGAEINVDYISLLALNLRGEVTFERRTPLDVRTLGPEAALDAVAGLTAEGMAALREAGGQVVGVTLATPGAVDMDAGVVKYAANIGWREVQALAGLRRRLGPGTPQLHLENDAKLGALAEYVLASADNVRDLVYVTGQTGVGVGIIAGGQLVRGTGGYAGEVGHLRLVPSDEPCACGRRGCWETTVGRDALLRYAADPTDPVCDPTTDLGQRLAELRNRAHAGEPRTLAALTRIADHLAPGLALLADILNPRLLVLGGHFAYFGEHLIDAVTAQVHELVMAPDAGGCEIVLSQLGLAGTARGGALLSLDAVYQDPTAVMAGA; encoded by the coding sequence GTGAAGCAGGCGCTACGGGGAACGGGCGTGCGCGAGCTGGCCATGGCGCGTCCGGCCGTCGCGCGGGACCGGTCCGCCTCCCGGCGGGCGAACCTCAGCATGGTGTTGCGGCTGCTGCGCGACGAGGGGCCGCGCTCCCGGGCCCGGATCGCCGAGGACACCGGCCTGCCCAAGGCCACCGTCTCCCACCTGGTCGCCGAACTGCTGGACGGTGGCCTGGTCCGGGAGGGCGAGGCGGCCCGCGACCGCGGCGCGGTGGGCCGGCCCGGCCAGGCGGTGGAGGTCGACGGCCGCCGGGTCCACGGCCTGGGCGCCGAGATCAACGTGGACTACATCAGCCTGCTCGCCCTCAACCTGCGCGGCGAGGTCACCTTCGAGCGGCGCACCCCGCTGGACGTGCGCACGCTGGGCCCCGAGGCCGCACTCGACGCGGTGGCCGGCCTGACCGCCGAGGGGATGGCCGCCCTGCGCGAGGCGGGCGGGCAGGTCGTGGGCGTCACCCTGGCCACGCCCGGCGCCGTGGACATGGACGCCGGGGTGGTCAAGTACGCCGCCAACATCGGCTGGCGGGAGGTCCAGGCGCTGGCCGGGCTGCGCCGGCGCCTGGGCCCGGGCACGCCGCAGCTTCACCTGGAGAACGACGCCAAGCTCGGCGCACTGGCCGAATACGTCCTGGCCAGCGCCGACAACGTGCGCGACCTGGTCTACGTCACCGGCCAGACCGGCGTCGGCGTCGGCATCATCGCTGGTGGGCAACTCGTGCGCGGCACCGGCGGATACGCGGGCGAGGTCGGGCACCTGCGGCTGGTCCCCTCGGACGAGCCCTGCGCCTGTGGGCGGCGCGGCTGCTGGGAGACCACGGTGGGGCGGGACGCGCTGCTGCGCTACGCCGCCGATCCCACCGACCCGGTCTGCGACCCGACCACCGACCTCGGGCAGCGCCTGGCCGAACTGCGCAACCGCGCGCACGCCGGTGAGCCGCGCACCCTGGCGGCGCTCACCCGGATCGCGGACCACCTGGCCCCCGGGCTGGCCCTGCTGGCGGACATCCTCAACCCCCGCCTGCTCGTCCTGGGCGGCCACTTCGCCTACTTCGGCGAGCACCTGATCGATGCGGTGACCGCCCAGGTGCACGAGCTGGTGATGGCGCCCGACGCCGGCGGCTGCGAGATCGTCCTGTCCCAGCTCGGCCTGGCGGGCACCGCACGCGGTGGCGCCCTGCTCTCGCTGGACGCCGTCTACCAGGATCCGACGGCGGTGATGGCGGGCGCGTAG
- a CDS encoding carbohydrate ABC transporter permease produces MTTRQSLSRWLILGVLLIASVYFLAPVWWLLVSSTKTNADLFSGNGFWFARFALFDNVHQVFAQQGGIYWQWLANSALYAVGGAAVSTLIAAMAGYALAKYRFRGREFTFNSVLAAVLVPQPLLAVPLYLLFSEVHLVNTYWAVLLPSMVSPFGVYLARIYAGASVPDELIEAGRIDGAGELRIFATIALRVMSPALVTIFLFQFVAIWTNYLLPVLMLANDRLQPVTVGIVGWQAQRGIGPSAVPFNIVITAAAISAIPLVILFLSLQRFWRSGLVAGSTK; encoded by the coding sequence GTGACCACTCGTCAGTCCCTCTCCCGCTGGCTGATACTGGGCGTCCTGCTGATCGCCTCGGTCTACTTCCTGGCCCCCGTCTGGTGGTTGCTGGTCTCCTCGACCAAGACCAACGCCGACCTGTTCAGCGGCAACGGCTTCTGGTTCGCCCGCTTCGCGCTCTTCGACAACGTCCACCAGGTCTTCGCCCAGCAGGGCGGCATCTACTGGCAGTGGCTCGCCAACAGCGCGCTCTACGCCGTCGGCGGCGCGGCCGTCAGCACCCTGATCGCCGCCATGGCGGGCTACGCGCTGGCCAAGTACCGCTTCCGCGGACGGGAGTTCACCTTCAACTCAGTACTCGCCGCGGTACTGGTCCCGCAGCCGCTGCTCGCCGTCCCGCTCTACCTGCTCTTCTCCGAAGTCCACCTGGTCAACACCTACTGGGCGGTGCTGCTGCCCAGCATGGTCAGCCCGTTCGGGGTGTACCTGGCCCGGATCTACGCCGGAGCCTCGGTCCCGGACGAGCTCATCGAGGCCGGCCGGATCGACGGCGCGGGCGAGTTGCGGATCTTCGCCACCATCGCGCTGCGGGTGATGTCGCCTGCCCTGGTGACCATCTTCCTCTTCCAGTTCGTCGCGATCTGGACCAACTACCTGCTGCCGGTGCTGATGCTGGCCAACGACCGCCTCCAGCCGGTCACCGTCGGCATCGTCGGCTGGCAGGCCCAACGCGGGATCGGCCCCAGCGCCGTCCCCTTCAACATCGTGATCACCGCGGCCGCGATCTCCGCGATCCCGCTGGTCATCCTCTTCCTGTCCCTGCAACGCTTCTGGCGCTCCGGCCTGGTGGCCGGCAGCACGAAGTAA
- a CDS encoding extracellular solute-binding protein → MKARPHSLAAAIAVLTAATLVSGCSSGGSGAADSAGSSGGVVKLDFWGWAPGYDQSVARFNQTHPNIQVSFDKTASGSKGGYTKMLTAAKAGNAPCLAQVGYETLPSFAAAGALEDVSKYAAPAKSQFADWTWQQVTIGAQTYGIPVDTAPMALMYRKDLFAKYGITTAPVTWEEYAADAAKVHAADPSVYLGDFGNDAYNYAGLAWQADAGWFGTAGDKWQVSVDSAANQKVAGFWQGLLDKKLLKTDPSYDPSLYADMANGKVLSDVNAVWDAPIIASSVKAGAGQWAVAPMPVQDAANPVYGNDGGSATAVLKGCGHAKEATEFATWMSTDTDSVSNLIKVTGIYPAATAGLSNPALAAPDPFYGGQNIYDVFKNESAHISTAWQWGPTMTQTATDLGDGLGQAGTGGTTLSGMLATVQGKTVAGMKQQGLSVSGG, encoded by the coding sequence GTGAAGGCACGACCCCACTCCCTCGCCGCCGCGATCGCGGTCCTCACGGCCGCGACCCTGGTCAGCGGCTGCTCCTCCGGCGGCTCCGGAGCAGCGGACTCGGCCGGCTCCTCCGGCGGGGTGGTGAAGCTGGACTTCTGGGGCTGGGCGCCGGGTTACGACCAGTCGGTGGCCCGCTTCAACCAGACCCACCCGAACATCCAGGTCAGCTTCGACAAGACCGCCTCGGGCTCCAAGGGCGGCTACACCAAGATGCTCACCGCCGCCAAGGCCGGCAACGCCCCCTGCCTGGCCCAGGTCGGCTACGAGACGCTGCCGAGCTTCGCCGCCGCCGGCGCGCTGGAGGACGTCAGCAAGTACGCCGCGCCCGCCAAGTCGCAGTTCGCCGACTGGACCTGGCAGCAGGTCACGATCGGCGCCCAGACCTACGGCATACCGGTCGATACCGCGCCGATGGCGCTGATGTACCGCAAGGACCTGTTCGCCAAGTACGGCATCACCACTGCCCCGGTCACCTGGGAGGAGTACGCGGCCGACGCCGCCAAGGTGCACGCCGCCGACCCGAGCGTCTACCTCGGCGACTTCGGCAACGACGCCTACAACTACGCGGGTCTGGCCTGGCAGGCCGACGCGGGGTGGTTCGGCACCGCAGGCGACAAGTGGCAGGTGAGCGTCGACAGCGCGGCCAACCAGAAGGTGGCCGGCTTCTGGCAGGGCCTGCTGGACAAGAAGCTGCTGAAGACCGACCCGAGCTACGACCCCTCGCTCTACGCCGACATGGCGAACGGCAAGGTGCTCTCGGACGTCAACGCGGTCTGGGACGCGCCCATCATCGCCAGCAGCGTCAAGGCCGGCGCGGGCCAGTGGGCGGTTGCGCCGATGCCGGTCCAGGACGCCGCCAACCCGGTCTACGGCAACGACGGGGGCTCGGCCACCGCGGTGCTCAAGGGCTGCGGTCACGCCAAGGAGGCCACCGAGTTCGCCACCTGGATGAGCACCGACACCGACAGCGTCAGCAACCTGATCAAGGTCACCGGCATCTACCCGGCCGCCACCGCGGGCCTGTCCAACCCCGCGCTCGCCGCACCCGACCCCTTCTACGGCGGCCAGAACATCTACGACGTGTTCAAGAACGAGAGCGCCCACATCAGCACCGCCTGGCAGTGGGGGCCGACCATGACCCAGACCGCCACCGACCTCGGCGACGGGCTCGGCCAGGCCGGCACCGGCGGCACCACGCTGAGCGGCATGCTCGCCACCGTGCAGGGCAAGACGGTGGCCGGGATGAAGCAGCAGGGCCTGAGCGTCTCGGGCGGCTGA